One window of Candidatus Sulfotelmatobacter sp. genomic DNA carries:
- a CDS encoding ABC transporter substrate-binding protein: MTQFSRSSFLGGALAAGAAGTLPRRAAAATPTVRIGYVDSFSGPFAVGGLPQRNGAQLALGDANARGRVRWELVYGDDQTKPAVALTEARRLVEIEKVDVLVGGTSSAVGNALSAYAQEAGVLYVAIGTHDTAMTGAKANRVCFRQTCSLAMLTTALGAELVRRARRWYFLVADYAFGTDARDRLRTILLAHGGAVAGMDVHPIGTNDFSSYMLKARATDADAFLLLNGGTDTQNAATAFVQFGLNKRMLAAGVTGENELAAGFPAEDLAGSLWGYVWGPDAGGDAAALYRRFVASAQGFPPNWRQYLGYMAVRNVVDRMHACGTSETAALVHAFEGYRYDAAKAQPGIFRACDHQAAQETYCAEMLPRAKRRAPDDYFRIVSAVGGEFAAGACDDADSGRAAAIIGGEPVVPRENYTPVRVSRV, from the coding sequence ATGACGCAGTTCTCGCGATCGTCGTTTCTGGGCGGCGCGCTCGCCGCCGGCGCTGCCGGCACGCTGCCGCGGCGAGCCGCTGCGGCGACGCCGACGGTGCGCATCGGCTACGTCGACTCGTTCTCCGGACCGTTCGCCGTCGGCGGCCTCCCGCAGCGCAACGGCGCGCAGCTGGCGCTGGGCGACGCGAACGCGCGCGGCCGCGTGCGCTGGGAGCTGGTCTACGGCGACGATCAGACCAAGCCCGCCGTCGCGCTGACCGAAGCGCGCCGGCTGGTGGAGATCGAGAAGGTCGACGTGCTCGTCGGGGGCACCTCGTCGGCGGTCGGCAACGCGCTCTCCGCGTACGCACAGGAGGCCGGCGTGCTGTACGTGGCCATCGGAACGCACGACACCGCGATGACCGGCGCGAAGGCGAACCGCGTCTGCTTTCGCCAGACCTGTTCGCTGGCGATGCTGACGACGGCGTTGGGCGCCGAGTTGGTGCGGCGCGCGCGTCGCTGGTATTTTCTGGTCGCCGACTACGCCTTCGGCACGGACGCGCGCGACCGGCTGCGCACGATCTTGCTCGCCCACGGCGGCGCGGTCGCCGGGATGGACGTCCACCCGATCGGCACCAACGACTTCTCGTCGTACATGCTCAAGGCGCGCGCCACCGACGCCGACGCGTTCTTGCTGCTCAACGGCGGGACCGACACCCAGAACGCGGCCACCGCGTTCGTGCAGTTCGGCCTGAACAAACGCATGCTGGCGGCCGGCGTCACCGGCGAGAACGAGCTCGCGGCCGGTTTCCCGGCGGAAGACCTGGCCGGCTCGCTGTGGGGCTACGTGTGGGGACCGGACGCGGGCGGCGACGCGGCGGCGCTGTACCGTCGCTTCGTCGCGAGCGCCCAGGGGTTTCCACCCAACTGGCGCCAGTATCTGGGCTACATGGCGGTCCGCAACGTCGTCGACCGGATGCACGCGTGCGGCACCAGCGAGACCGCCGCGCTCGTCCACGCCTTCGAAGGCTACCGCTACGACGCCGCCAAGGCGCAGCCGGGGATCTTCCGCGCTTGCGACCACCAGGCCGCGCAGGAGACGTACTGTGCCGAGATGCTGCCGCGCGCGAAACGCCGCGCGCCCGACGACTACTTTCGCATCGTCTCGGCGGTCGGCGGCGAGTTCGCCGCCGGCGCGTGCGACGACGCCGACAGCGGTCGCGCGGCAGCGATCATCGGGGGAGAGCCCGTCGTTCCACGCGAGAACTACACGCCGGTGCGCGTGAGCCGCGTATGA